One Engystomops pustulosus chromosome 11, aEngPut4.maternal, whole genome shotgun sequence DNA window includes the following coding sequences:
- the KAZALD1 gene encoding kazal-type serine protease inhibitor domain-containing protein 1 isoform X2 yields MKMYKCVTWTCPELFLLLLYLSCLQFFPGLALPSAPDYIQRGWQRLLEEGESCGDCTPEECPTPRGCLAGVVRDTCDCCLECANLEGQICDLDNTNHFYGKCGDNLECQLDMGDLRHGEVPEPQCVCLSNTAVCGSDGKTYPQLCKFKEMANAQPGRNLTIVHEGPCESAPQILTPPYDIWNITGKDAIFGCEVFAYPMASIEWRKEGSEMLLPGDDPHISVQKVIQASLEHVHRVRHNNLLRQRVP; encoded by the exons ATGAAGATGTATAAATGTGTCACTTGGACCTGTCCTGAACTCTTCCTCTTGTTGTTATACCTCAGTTGTctccaattttttcctggtttaGCACTACCCAGCGCCCCTGACTATATACAACGTGGCTGGCAGAGGTTACTAGAGGAAGGAGAGAGCTGTGGTGACTGTACACCTGAAGAATGTCCTACTCCGAGAGGATGTCTTGCTGGAGTTGTACGGGACACTTGTGATTGTTGCTTGGAGTGCGCCAACTTGGAAGGTCAAATATGTGACCTGGACAACACTAACCACTTCTATGGAAAATGTGGAGATAACCTGGAATGCCAGTTGGATATGGGGGACCTAAGGCACGGAGAGGTGCCAGAACCTCAGTGTGTCTGCTTATCTAACACAGCTGTGTGTGGATCTGATGGCAAGACATATCCCCAGCTGTGCAAATTTAAAGAGATGGCCAATGCGCAGCCAGGACGAAATCTTACAATTGTCCATGAGGGGCCGTGTGAATCAG CTCCTCAGATCCTCACACCACCCTACGACATCTGGAATATTACAGGGAAGGATGCAATATTTGGCTGTGAAGTCTTCGCCTACCCTATGGCATCTATAGAATGGAGGAAGGAAGGATCAGAGATGCTGCTCCCAGGAGATGATCCACATATCTCTGTACAG aaagtcatccaggcctctcttgaacatgtacatagagtccgccataacaacctcctgcggcagagagttccatag